From Erigeron canadensis isolate Cc75 chromosome 5, C_canadensis_v1, whole genome shotgun sequence:
TTTTCTCTCAACCCACCCCATATACGAGTAGTGGGGGGCTCAATCCCCAGTAAAAAAACTCATAGTCAAAAACCTTAATAATGGGCAACCAACaccattaacatatatatatatatatatataggaagagTTATttaagaactcacaaataaaaaagaacgcgagaacaattctgtatcactcattttcttatattttctctttcttcctttaaataagaaaatgcacccaaatcatttaaaatgctttatctcacaatccgtaaatcgttagacgaaacaaaaagcatgggtagtcttaaaatttcgtcctctttcattagagatccaattcgatataattttgacgacttttttaattttcctttttttctcaTTGTGTTCATCCTAAacatgtgtaggttcatcctacacatgtgtaagatcattgttttcgcatgtaaattagtaaatgaacatatgtacataacaatgaaggtcaagggcggagcctgtcaatccatggcagagccatggtagccaaggacggagcccgtcagtccatggcggaggaataacggctaagggcggagcccgttaggtagatcacccctcactggtcaccccctatgacctatcactctctATGACGTagcaccctatgacctatcactctctatgacctatcacccccactagctttggtttatgaatatccttaagggcgaagcccattccgaatcataatttttgttcaacctacacatgtgtaagttatgtgtaactaccaaaaagaaaacgaaaattaaaaagtcgtcaaaagtatatcgaattggatctctaatgaaagaggacgaaattttaagattacccatgctttttgtttcgtctaacgatttacggtttgtgagttagaacattttgaatgatttggattaattttattatttaattgaagagagagaaatagGAAAAGAATGTGTGATCCAGAAtagttcttgagttctttttttttaggatttctcaaaataactcacccctatatatatatatatattatagctTTTATAATTTAGCCCCAGAAAATCGACCCCTGAATGATTGCTCACTTCATCGGTGATGGGGAAAGTCGGAAGTTTTTGGAAAGTTAGATATGAAGGAGCAAAATAGTGAATccttatttaatttgttattaaacCTTTATTCATGTTTGAAaccttttaattaaatttttttttccaacattCAGTTGGGATACAACATCAAGAAAACCTCACTGTACATTGATGAAACTTTACATGTACCTTAAACAACGAGACCTTGGGACGTTACAAGTACTAGGGGGGAAAAACCCCAAGGCTTGTCATCCTtaaagatcgaactcaagaccttttTGTATTACCAGAGTGCCTCTGACCAGGTGATGGGCTGaccatattttaattatttagctTTACCAAATTTTAGAAGAACACAATCGGTTGATATGTAAGGTTTATAAGCACAAGCAAAAAAGTTGGTTATGGGTTGAATGAACAATATcctttttgacccattttatGAAGGTACATGTTTCACCCGATCGTTTTGTTAAAAAGTTAGGGTTGTTTATCTGATGAAAATTGAAATCAACGAATTCATATGATTCCCTTTTTACATGTATGGTTGATAAGTTTAAGAAACAAAACCCATATATTTAGTAGATCTTTAAGCCCACCTAAGAGAttggaaatgaaaaaaaaaaaaaaaacacccatTCTTTTCATTATGAATCctatactaattaatatatttatagtaaTTTTAAGATTTAATCCAAACGCTACCTGGATTTGTCTGACCTATCATGATGCTCCTTGTTGGGCCTAGTTAGGAGCATGGCCAAAGTCCTTTAGTCAGTTGTCATGTTTAGCAATTAGCATATTATATCTTAATGGGCCACTAATACCTCAAGATCAACATAGTAGACAAGCCCAATAACCTCACGGCTATTCACAAGATGATTTCAAGCTGATATAGCCATATAGGTGTCATGGTAATTTACTTAGAGGTATGATCTGATCTTCTataaatatagttattattactAGTTGAGtatgggtgagttattttgagaaccactaaaagaaaaaaaaatgcgaGAACCAATCTCAGCACCCCATTTATCAAAATTAGGAAGGACATGTTTGTCATTATAAAAAACTCGTCCagctctctctctttctctttcctcttattaaatcaaaaaatatctaattcattaaaaaaaacttttatctcagaaaccgtacatcgttagacagataaaaaaaaacatgggtagtcttaaaatttcatctgctttcattagagatacaattcgatatacttttgaagaGTTTTTAAActtcgtttttattttcatcacgttcatcctacacatgtgtaggacaaGTAGAAACGACTAAAAGggtcatcctacacatgtgtatgaCAAGTGGAAACCACTAAAAGGTTCAGgggtaagttacttataaagtttaCAACTTACCCGTTCAGGGGGGCTTCGCTCTTCTTAGTAGGCTACCTCGAACTAGTAAGCTTATAACTTACACATAGGTAAGTACAAACTACACATGTGTAGAAAAGACCTGAAACTAGTGAATTGTATAACCTATCCATGGTTAAGTATAACCCtacacatgggtaagtacaaactacacatgggtaagttacttataaagttcaaaaatgacgtggacgcattgtaaaacctgaaatgctaaaccctagagcgggatgTATTAGGGGACGGATATATACGGTatgctttagggtttagggtttgaaattGTAAGGTTCGGCTAATCCTAAAcatcaaaccctaaaccctaaaacttAACTGCTAATCTAAGGGGGAAGCTACATTCGAAAAATactggaaaatctaaaccctaaatgttAAACCCCCAAAACCTAAAAAGGATGAGGGTTCCCGCTCTAGGTTTAGGGTTTGAGgcccctcgaccttcaaacttTAAACCCTATAGCGGGATGTATTAGGCAaacggatgtatacggtacgctttaGGGTTTAGAGTTTGAtgttgtagggttagcctgctaaccctacaacttcaaaccctaaaccctaacgaCTCTTCGAAGAAAGATACTTGTCACTGCTGATGGTCTAACTAAGGAAATGGAGAAAGTCACTATCCTCAGTTGCCTTGTCTTTGTATTTAGCCCCCCACCCCCCCACCCCCCCTTTTTAGCCTTAATTGCTAATCTGAGGGGGAAACAATATTCTAAAAATCCtagaaaatctaaaccctaaatgtcaaaccctaaaaacctaaaaggTATGAGGGTTCTCACTCTAGGGTTTTGCCTatcggctaaccctcgaccttaaAACCCTAGAGTGGAATGTATTAGGGGACGAATGTATACAGTGGAAATAACTAGAAGGTTCaccctacacatgtgtagggcTCCGCCCATGTAGAACAAGTGGAAATAACTAGAAGGTTCaccctacacatgtgtaggttaagTGAAAACCACTAAAatgttcatcctacacatgggTAGGTAATCAAAGGAtaataacttacacatgtgtaagatgaacgtgatagaaaaaaacgaaaattaaaaattcgtcaaaattATGTCGAATTGTATATCTAATGAATGGGGACGAAATTCTAAGGCTATCCatgcttttcttttcgtctatcgatttacggtttgtaaGATAAAGGTTTTTTAGTGATTTACATAGAATTCTATTAAagtaagagagaaaaaaaaagagctgacgaaaatacccctctagtgttgagaggggtttttaatttttaatctgGTTCATCCATTTTCTTTTGATCCAATGATGTAGAGGAGTTCTCGGGTTTTTTTTTAgaagttctcaaataacccctTTTCTAGTTGATGCTTATGGGGGCAAAATGTAATTAGAGATATGAACTTGCATTGTATATTGCTAGGATGTGAATAAATGATGTAGTTGGTATAAACTGAACTAGAAATTCTAGCAATTATCAGTTATGTATAATATGGTAATAATGAGTCTTTGTGATAAAAATTGGCTACATACTCGGTTAGCttaaaatcataataaaatgGAATTAATCATGGGAAGATCAATGTACTTTCTCTTTTGTACACGGttgttcattattttttttattaatgaggtttacccacaaacttttttttttttgtatacgGTTGACCCATAGTTGACCGGTTATAGTCGGTTAATGAAGCTAACATGGATTCAAAACGACAGGTTTAATCTctggatgactaatgtacttttctttttgtacaTTGTTGGCCATTGAACTTTTTTACTTGATGTGTATTACCAGCAAACtcttaaaatttaaacatggttgaccaaaattttcaaaactggttctttctcatactcaaatCTTCAAAACTGCTTCTCtcttttaaaagaaaactcagaagttttaattataaaaaaaaacaaaagattttttctaaaaaaattccaacaattatatacattttgTAGTAGAAAACGTTTGATTAAGAAATTTGTCCCATTTGGTTGACAATTTGGTAGATAATCAGAAACTTGTCAAACGAATAGTTGACTAATTCGGGTTAACCATGTACAAATTTGAAGATTTGAGTATGGAAGAGAACCCGTTTTGAATATTtgggtcaaccatgtacaaattttaagagtttgttggtaatacacatcaataaaaaaaaagttcaatgggCAATCatgtataaaaggaaaagtacattagtcatccaATAATTAAAGATGTCGTTGTGAATCCATGTCAGTTTTATTAAACGTCCACGTGGttgtcacgtcattaaaaaaaggTGATTTACGGTAATATGGGTCAatcgtgtacaaaaaaaaaatttgtgggtaaacctcatcaataaaaaaaatataatgggcaaccgtttATAAATGAGAAAGTACATTGATTTTTCCGTGATTAATCTTCAATAAAATTGGTAATATTGCTGTTGTACATGCACTTATTTGAAACACACGCAAGATGACTGAGAAGCAAAAATGTGACAACGTAAGTGATATCTGCTAATATTGCCAACAAAACTCAACTTTTGCtccatatttgttattgaaaCATTCCTTTAACTGAAAAAATGAACATGATTATACATcgtttgtattttgtttttcgcGTTAATAAGGTAAAACTTCAAGGGTATCCAGTACTCCCATGAGAGTCTTGGGTCTGAAGAGACCTAGGTTTGAATCTTGAGGGGACACGGTTTATTCTTATTAATTGGCGTGTCGTTTGGCGGATTAATAAGAGGTCTTCCTCCCTCCGTGTTTCTCTGAAAATTCAAATGGCATCCTGCCCGAAGGACATAGGGGCCGATAAGTGGAACGAACAGACTCTCACCATTTAAACATTTAGAAGTTTAGAACCTGATATGTCTAATTTACCCTCGATATTAATACATTCAAATTTTCTATTCTATACATTGTGACTAAAGTATTCTTACAAAAGCTTCagactttattaaaaaaatttttttgttattatcaaAAACtattatacaaataaaagtttCGATcaagtatttgatttgaaattaacATTATCAGAACATCTTCAacgattatttatttttttccagtAATGCGCGGGTATCCATCTAGTTTTGTTTTAATCAACGAggtcaaataattaaaaaagggaTTCGTACGATTTTTGCAAGGTTGACTGTTGACGTGGTTTGGAAGGAAAGTAGCATTACGTGTAAAGATCAGAAAGTTGAATTCTGACCAATTTAATTCGATTTCAACTATCTTCCTTCAATTCTAAGTTTGTATGTTTTAACCATTAAACCCCTCAATTTTCAAAAGTGTTTACTTACTCCCACATTGTAACATCTATATACAATTTTAACATCTTTCGATTACAATATTTCCATCTGTTTATACCaccaaaaaaacttaaaaaagttTGAATATGCCTTTTCCCTGCACTATTTATAGAGTTGTGTATTTACAACTATGATCCCAAAAGAAGCAAAGAGTTTTAAAGTTAACCCCTTTACTTTTTCAGACTGTATCTATTACTACTTTAATATTGCTTGGCAGCATATCTTTGCAATGGTGTGCCTGGTCGAGATTCGGATCTTGATCGGACTCAAGACGAACCACCAAGTCTTCAAATGAGGAGGGTAACTGTTCAATGAGCTTGTGGAAGCTCGGGACTAGTACCCGTGCCGCCCAATCTTCTAGACTTGTCGTGCCAAACCATAGCACGCTTGATATGTTGTCTAGAGTTGATTCATCGACCTCTATGGAGAGTTTCTTATCCACGATGCTAGAAAATACGGTTTTGACTGTTTTCTCAATTTCACGGCGGATGAGCCCAAACTGAACTGGCTTAAACATAACCGCCTCGTTACTTGGGCCTACAAGCTCATATGGTACTGAAACTGATGGAATAGCAAAACATGGATTCTCGTCTCCTTGCTCAATAGTGAGATCACTTGTGTCTGTCCGGTCTTCCTCCACATCCATAGCTAAGTTAAGATCAAGTGAAAGCCCGGACCCTACTTTCCTTGGTTGTTTTGTACACATATTTTCCCCGGGAAGCCATTCAGCTCGGCGTTTTGATCGTTTTTCACAAACAGTGAGCTGCAACTGGCCGCCAACATTAGCCAAATTTAACCGCTTCTCGTCAAGCACTTCATCATCTGCATTGGTTGTTGACCAGTTTCCAGTCAACACGAATATAATGTTCCCAAGGCTAATCTCACGTCCATGAGAATCCGTGAGGCGACCTCTTTGCATTGCTTGCTTTATACTCCCACGAACGAGCATATCAGCTTCATCAATATCAGAAAGCACAATCACTGAAAATGGGTTCCTCCGAACTGCTTCAACAATGCGATCCAACACTGTTTTTCCACGATAACCTGTATCCACTTCATTATCACCACGCCTTGACCCAAGGCATATTGTGATCGGATCAGCCCCACGGACATGTTGGGCAAGAACTGATGCCATCTTTTTCTTTCCAGCTCGATCAGGACCGGCAAACAACCACCACATACTACCCCTTGAACCACATTGTGTTACGATTTTAGCAATTGTGGACGCTGCCTCCGGTTGCCACCATGCCATTTTCATTAGAGCCTTGAGAAGTTTCTTGAACGAGTCTGCATCTTCTAAATTGGCAAATTTACCCTTGGCTTGAGGTTCGGATGAAATGCACCCTAAAAAGTCTTTCACAGATGGATCCTCATGTACTTCATTTGATCCAAGAACTAGCTCTGTATGAACAGGGCTTCGAGGCATCTCTTGTAGTTGACCGGTTTGACTTTGACCCAGAAGTCGATTTGGTTTATACGCATTTACCATAGGTACCATCGGTACAAAGCCTGTCAACATTCTAGCAAAATTTGGGCTTTGATCATGGTTAGGATGTATTCTCAAGCATATATCAGTCCATTTCTTCAATAACTGTTGATCATTAAcctacaaaaacataaaaacaagcCAACTTCTTACAAAACATACATACACAACAATCATAAGTACAAAAACCAAAttcatttcaaattaaaattagtaCCCGAGAATGATTAGGCATACTCGTATCACTATCACTCTCGCTTTCACCACACTGCGCTTTTGCATCTTGCAACCACTGAGGTAGATTACTCTTAGCCTCTACACACGATTTCTCAAGCTCATTTAACTTCACTAGCTCTTGCTCATACTCATTAAAACATTTTGGGCAACACGGTGGCATTTGGTCACAGTTCCTAAACAAATTTACAGATTCAACTGAACTACCAAACATCCCATTTGACCCAAACCTATATACCAAATTCGAAACACATAAATACACTATCTAGTGACTATTTTAATCAACATTATAAACAATTAATcttatatattactcgtatatatataacaaaatatgtaTGAAAGATTACCTGTTGGAGAAAGTGGATGATATTGGTACAACTTGTAAATCCCAATCATTTTCCAAAGAAGGATGATAAGTTTGGCACTTCCAATATGTCTCACAGCTTGCTGTTCCAATCAACCAAATTTTGTCATTCTCTGACCCAAATTTAGTCACTAATTTCGCAATCTTAGCAACAGATTCACGACCAATTTCCGTTGTTGCTGGTTGCTCAATTAGCCATTTCAAATCACCTATATCTATCACAATGCCTCTGTCACTCCCATTTCGAATTCTAGCCTTAATAACATCAATTAGTTCATCGATTTTCGCAGGAAATTCAACAGAAACGATATCGAAATTCTTGAATCCATGTATTGTTGAAATGTCACCACTTTGAATTCTCTTCAAAATTTCTTTCTTCAATATTTCGGTACCGAATTCGCCTACTAAAATCGGATTCTTTTTATTCGATTTCGACATTGTATCCATAACCCTTTTAACATCATCAACTCTTACTTGTTGATTAAAACCCAAATTCAAATTCCCCTGTTTTTGGCCCATTTGTAATCTTGGATTTTTTAGATAAAGATTCATTGAAGAAACTGATGTTTCATCACTTCTTTGTAACATttggttcatatataaattccGGTTATTGGGTACCGGAGATTGGGTTCCGGCCGGCAAAGACGGCCGGAAAACGACATTGTTGGCTAATGAATGCTGCTCAATTGTGGCCTTAACAGCCGGGCTAGAAAAGCTCGCTTCTCGCATGACCCGACTGACACTCGGGTCATCAAGAATCGAAATAATAAGATGTTCAAGTTCAACTTTAACAGTCAACAAcggctgttgttgttgttggtctGAGCAACCACGGCGTTGATGGGCTTGGGCCCGTTTCAATGCCGCCATTAAAGCATTGGAAACCGGCGGCTCTAAAGCCGCAGGTGAAGATGTAGCGTTAGATGGAAGTCTTTCTAACGCTACACTAAAACAGAGCTCCAGTGCTCTACACTGGAGTGGGTGGGATGAATTTGGGTGGGACCGGATACATGCTTGCCGGAGAAACCCAGTTGGCGCGGCGAGAAGTGTCGCCGCCACGTGAAGCGGCGTCGTTTGGTTGTGATTCCGACGACCCGCTTCAGCTATAGAATGGTTGAACACTGTTGCCGCTTCCGGCGTTAAAGTTTGCAAGATTGCATTTAAACCTGTCCTCATAGcaagaaaatatatagatagatatagatataaatagaaaataaaaaatgggttttgtataaaatcaacaaataaacaaaacccaGAATTTAGATTTTTGAAACATGATAAAAGGTCAAGCTTTAGAGAACATTcttgaaaatcttgaaatgGAGAAACAGAGATAATAAGTCTtgagaaaaatgaaaagtttggTGGGTTTTGAACGGAATTATGAATGGAACAAAACCCAGAAGATGGGTTTGTAGGAAATGCagaaaagatgaaaacttttgaTCAAATTGTTGGAAAGGTTGAAAAGAAGGAACATAGAATATAGTGTTCAAAAAAGGTGTATGAAAGGAAGAACCCCAACCTCATGATTTCTTTTTGGGTTTCTCTCTCAAGACATGAAAGATGAGTGATTAGAAAAAAGAgagtttttcaaaaacaaatagAGTAAGTTTtggaaataaaaacaaaacaagcttTTTGAAGAGGTTTTTTAGTTGGATTTATCTATTGGTTAAAACTgtcaaaagttataaaaaaaataaataaataaataagttggGACATTTGTTGGAGATTGAACAAAGAGTAAGTATGAGAAATATGGTTGTTTGTATTGtagagaaagaaagagaaagacgAAAGGGAATTTATGGAGATGTGGAACAAAAGAGTTTTAGTTGCAAATATTTCTGGTGTTTTAAGCATTATATCTTTCTTTGGGTTTTTTTACATCCACATTCCactcttttttattctttatcgtacattatttatttagggtgtgtttagttcaagaaaacttttttatttttcatttttattttttaaaaaaacatggaaaacataaaacgcgttcaaattataatattttagaaaagttttcctagaaaatgaaaattctcttttccaacttttgcactaaaattagaaaactgtttttttcagtttttgttttcacttttctatttttcaaaccttttataaacctaaaattagaaaacaagtgaatttgaacatgttttctaattttctaaaatggaaaaatgaaaactccatcttttattttgaacgcgttttaaaattttcaagggttttttagaaatgaaaaacttttttattttctagaaaactaaaaatgaaaaacttaaaaacattttctccaactaaacgcacccttacCTTTTATTGGTTACCAGACTTCAATTTGCCAAGTTCACGTAGGTcatataatgtatttttttttattaagataagattattCTATTTGGTagaagttttgatttttatttgagAAAATTTAGATTTATATTTTGACAATGATATTCCTTGATATGTTAAACAGTTAAAGTAAAAATACGAGTAGTGTAGAATTGATTtgcagttaaaaaaatatatatatccactTAAAGTGCGGTGGTTTGTAATCCTTTTGagttgtttttaaatttaacattTGTAACACACTTATTttgtttcatcatttcatttcttcatttttttttgtatcgtgattttaattagaaagatttttaaaagaattaattagaaaatctatTATCATCCAAAAAGAAATTAGACTTcaagttttttaaaagtttattactaATAGGTATGAACATTTTACAAATATCAAAAGGGTGacatatattgttttaattgaGTCAGAAATTATATTCCAATTTAATCTTTGAGGGAGAAAAATAGATCATGTCAACCTGAGATTTTGGAGGTAAAACTACGTTCATCGTAAACCAAACCAATGATCAAGCCACCTAAATGAGTTGGTTATCGATCATTCAATCTTATCAAAATGTCTATATTCTCcttttcatattatatttttacaagATGTGTGAGccttaatatttataataactataaaaaacataagtatattatgattattatctTAAATAGAACTTTAATAAGAAGATGTACagaataaatcattttttttttttttggtatatatcTTCTTCCAAATTTAACCGAAAATGCATTAAgttaataatttaaagtttatgACTTTATGACTCAACACCATTGAAAAGTATTGAGAAAGAACTCAAAGAAGTTGGACGGAGAGATAAAGTATACCTTTTTAGGGATGAAGAGATTCATGGGCAGATTATCTTACTTTATCTTAATTTTCTAGTTTAAGATTGACCGCCTTTTCAAGCTTGCCACTGTCaactttttcacttttaaaaCCACGCGCTTGTCTTTTGGTACTGAATGTCAACGCGCTTTTAACCGGATGGATCATATTCACCTGATTCCGGATTCGCTCAGGTTCGGGTTTGCAATTTGCGAATCTGGTTCGGAGAGGCTAAACTCATTTCGATCCCTTCGGTTCATTTCGGTTCGGTGAACCAGAATTGAAAAATACAATAATAGATTCAGATAGTATAAtacttcaaaattcaaatatttttaatatttcaaaacataattacaaaTCTTTATACTTAGAAATAAAATCAACtacattaaataaaacaaattcttAAAATTACTAACTTTTTGTCTTAAAAATTACTCTTTGACATGCATTTATTTAGtgtatttattttgataattgCAATGTTTAATTACTAGTTAAACCAAAATCTTTGAACCCAATTATAAGTTAGATTGCTAGTCGTAGATTCATGTGATAGATATGTATGTTTGATATAATTTGAGTGTTCTGGGCTTGTCCAGACATTCTATTGGTTCATTTCCAGCATCACGGGCCTCTTTTATTTACTAAAAGGAGGCCCTTAAGGGCTTTTACTttgtatttctttatttttaataatatttttcaaaGGGCGCAAGTCCTTTTAtccaaaaaacataattaaccGCACCCAATTAATCATCTTCTACCAGTTCAGTGTTTTTTGTCTTCGATTCGTAAATCGTATCATGAATTGAATTGCCCCACCAAAAACAAGattcaagagaaaaaaaaacactcaaatGTAAATATGTTGAATAGTCATGAATTTGAGTCAAATCACCATTAACTACTGAGGAGCATTTGCTACTCATTCAACAAAACTGATGTAGTGGTGCAAGAGGAGCATTTGCTACTCATTCAACATTTGCTACTCATTCAACAAAACTGATGTAGTGGTGCAAGAGGAGCATTTGCTACTCATTCAACAAAACTGATGTAGTGGTGCAAGAAGAGGGTTGCATGTTGGATTTATTATATCATATGTGATGAAATATGTAGGTATTTCACGGTATTTTAAGTTTGTGGGAGAAATACTTTTTAAGTCTTATTGGGATTCAAAGgaaaaacttcaaattatttctctttttccaccaaattttcatttttctctctccaaaCTCAATCCGTGAATTATAtctgtctttttttatttttaatggtggCTACAACAACATCAGCACCGACAACTCAAATTTTATTAGGgtttattgataaggttttagttttatgtatagatatatttatatatgtatagttatgtgtgtgtgtatatgtttgTAGTAAAGTATGAAAACACCCTTCGTTACAAAGGTATATCGATTGAACACCAAACTACGTCTTGAATTCTTTTTATACACACATAaatatttttcagaaaaaaCTGTCATACAAGGGTGAGAACCTATCAATTCCTCTACTTTTCATAAGGTTTAAGAGATAGACATAATAtttcagaagaaaaaaagaaaacacaaattatCACTGTAATTAGTCAAACCCAAGATCTGtaaatatacacatacatatgtaTTCATGTAAACTGACCCGCCCCCTTGAAACCATTGAGGCAAATGATTTCGCCGGTTATAGGGCGCACCAAAACTGATCGATGAGGCGATGACAGTGGTGACATATTGTGACACTACGGACGAGCAAAATTGATGTTACATCTCAATACACTTTATGCAAGATAAAACTAAC
This genomic window contains:
- the LOC122600644 gene encoding protein SUPPRESSOR OF MAX2 1-like; the encoded protein is MRTGLNAILQTLTPEAATVFNHSIAEAGRRNHNQTTPLHVAATLLAAPTGFLRQACIRSHPNSSHPLQCRALELCFSVALERLPSNATSSPAALEPPVSNALMAALKRAQAHQRRGCSDQQQQQPLLTVKVELEHLIISILDDPSVSRVMREASFSSPAVKATIEQHSLANNVVFRPSLPAGTQSPVPNNRNLYMNQMLQRSDETSVSSMNLYLKNPRLQMGQKQGNLNLGFNQQVRVDDVKRVMDTMSKSNKKNPILVGEFGTEILKKEILKRIQSGDISTIHGFKNFDIVSVEFPAKIDELIDVIKARIRNGSDRGIVIDIGDLKWLIEQPATTEIGRESVAKIAKLVTKFGSENDKIWLIGTASCETYWKCQTYHPSLENDWDLQVVPISSTFSNRFGSNGMFGSSVESVNLFRNCDQMPPCCPKCFNEYEQELVKLNELEKSCVEAKSNLPQWLQDAKAQCGESESDSDTSMPNHSRVNDQQLLKKWTDICLRIHPNHDQSPNFARMLTGFVPMVPMVNAYKPNRLLGQSQTGQLQEMPRSPVHTELVLGSNEVHEDPSVKDFLGCISSEPQAKGKFANLEDADSFKKLLKALMKMAWWQPEAASTIAKIVTQCGSRGSMWWLFAGPDRAGKKKMASVLAQHVRGADPITICLGSRRGDNEVDTGYRGKTVLDRIVEAVRRNPFSVIVLSDIDEADMLVRGSIKQAMQRGRLTDSHGREISLGNIIFVLTGNWSTTNADDEVLDEKRLNLANVGGQLQLTVCEKRSKRRAEWLPGENMCTKQPRKVGSGLSLDLNLAMDVEEDRTDTSDLTIEQGDENPCFAIPSVSVPYELVGPSNEAVMFKPVQFGLIRREIEKTVKTVFSSIVDKKLSIEVDESTLDNISSVLWFGTTSLEDWAARVLVPSFHKLIEQLPSSFEDLVVRLESDQDPNLDQAHHCKDMLPSNIKVVIDTV